The following coding sequences lie in one Gouania willdenowi chromosome 5, fGouWil2.1, whole genome shotgun sequence genomic window:
- the uqcrc1 gene encoding cytochrome b-c1 complex subunit 1, mitochondrial, which produces MAASVCRVGSTVGRSLVKSRSPILLSLRRGQASVSYAQSLLGAPETRLTALDNGLRIASEETGQATCTVGLWISVGSRYEREKNNGAGFFLEHMAFKGTKKHPQSALEQQVESMGAHLSAYTSREHTAYYIKALSKDLPKAVELLSEVVQSCSLNEADIEQQRGVVLRELEEVESNLQEVCLDLLHATAYQGTPLGHSVLGPSSSARNLTRHDLVDYINSHYKAPRMVLAAAGGVNHEELVGLATDHLSGLSFEYEGDAVPVLSPCRFTGSEIRMRDDALPLAHIAIAVEGASAASPDIIPLMVANAIIGSYDLTYGGGKHLSSRLARLSVEENLCHSFQAFHSAYSDTGLLGIHFVTDRNNIDDMMHWSQNAWMNLCTTVTESDVARGKNALKAALVGQLNGTTPVCDDIGRHILNYGRRIPLAEWDARIDAVTPKIVRDICSKYIYDKCPAVAAVGPIEQLSDYNRVRSAMYWLRF; this is translated from the exons ATGGCGGCGTCCGTGTGCCGAGTCGGTAGCACCGTGGGTCGTTCCCTCGTTAAATCCCGCAGC CCCATCCTGCTGTCTCTGAGGCGCGGCCAGGCCTCCGTCAGCTATGCCCAAAGTTTACTGGGAGCCCCTGAAACCCGCCTCACGGCCCTTGACAATGGTTTGAGGATTGCTTCTGAAGAGACTGGACAGGCTACATGCACT gttggactctggatcaGTGTTGGTAGTCGCTATGAGAGGGAGAAGAACAACGGTGCAGGCTTCTTCTTGGAGCACATGGCTTTCAAG GGAACAAAGAAACACCCTCAAAGCGCCCTGGAACAGCAGGTAGAGTCTATGGGCGCTCACCTGAGTGCCTACACGTCCCGGGAGCACACGGCATACTACATTAAGGCCCTATCCAAAGACCTGCCCAAAG CTGTGGAGCTGCTGTCAGAGGTGGTGCAGAGCTGCTCCCTGAACGAAGCCGACATCGAGCAGCAGAGGGGCGTGGTGCTACGTGAGCTGGAGGAGGTGGAAAGCAATCTGCAGGAAGTCTGCCTGGACCTGCTGCATGCCACTGCTTACCAGGGCACTCCTCTGGGACACAGCGTGCTGGGCCCCTCCAGCAGTGCCAG GAATCTGACTCGTCATGACTTGGTGGATTACATCAACAGTCATTATAAAGCCCCTCGCATGGTGCTCGCTGCTGCTGGAG GTGTGAACCACGAGGAGTTGGTCGGTTTGGCCACAGATCACTTGAGTGGGCTGTCCTTTGAATATGAGGGTGACGCCGTCCCAGTGCTTTCACCATGCAGGTTTACTGGCAGTGAG ATCCGCATGCGTGACGACGCCTTGCCCCTGGCACACATTGCTATCGCTGTGGAGGGTGCTAGCGCTGCTAGTCCCGACATCATTCCTCTGATGGTGGCCAACGCAATCATTGGCAGCTACGACCTCACCTACGGAGGAGGAAAG CACCTGAGCAGCCGTCTGGCTCGATTATCCGTAGAGGAAAACCTGTGCCACAGCTTCCAGGCCTTCCACTCCGCGTACAGCGACACTGGCTTGCTGGGAATTCACTTTGTCACGGATAGGAACAATATTGACGACATGATGCACTGGTCCCAGAATGCTTG GATGAATCTGTGCACCACCGTGACAGAGAGCGACGTAGCCAGAGGCAAGAACGCGCTGAAGGCTGCCCTGGTTGGACAGCTGAATG gaACGACTCCAGTTTGTGATGATATTGGTAGACACATCCTGAACTATGGGCGACGTATTCCTCTGGCAGAGTGGGACGCTCGTATTGAT GCTGTGACTCCTAAGATTGTGCGTGACATCTGCTCCAAATACATCTATGATAAATGTCCTGCTGTGGCTGCTGTCG GCCCCATTGAGCAGCTGTCTGACTACAACAGagtgcgcagtgctatgtactGGCTCCGGTTCTAA